Genomic DNA from Sphingobium sp. WTD-1:
AGTCGCCTTGTAACGGACCGAGGCGTCGACATTGACGGTCGAATTATAGCCTTCGAAGACATTGCCGGTACCGCTGTTCTGGTCGCTATAAGGCCCGCGATAGCTGGCAGAGACGCGCGCGCTGAAGCGGTTGTCGTCATAATAGAGGGTGCCGTTATAGGCCCGCTTCGACACGCCGAACAACGTGTTCTCCCGCGCGACATTGACCAGGCCGCCACCCGGCACGACCGCCGGCCCCGACACATTATAGGTCGCGTTTGAATCGATGAAGGTCGCGTTCGCCAGGATGCCGAAATGCTTGAAGATGCCCGGCAGGAAGGTGAAGGGCAGTTGTAGCGCGATTTCCGCGCCCTTGAGCGAGGCGCCGGTGCCGTTGACCGTGGTCGCGATGGTCCAGATCGGTTCGGCCTGCAGCGCGGGATTGAGCGCGGCGGGCGAGGAACTGACCAGCACCGAGGCCGGCAGGCCGGTTTCCGCGAAGGTCGCGTTGGAAATGGTAGCGGCGACCGGGAAGCTCTGCACATCCTTCTTGAACAGGGCGACCGAGAAGAGCGACTGGGGCGCGAAATACCATTCGACAGCGAGGTCATAGGCGGTCGCACGATAGGGATTGAGATAGGGATTGCCGTAGCTGACACGATATTGGAAGCCGTCGGCCGAACCACCCGGCGTCAGGCTGCCCAACGTCGGGCGGGTCATCACGTCGGCCACCGCCGCGCGAATGACCAGCTTGTCGGTCGGGAACAGGGCCAGGTTGGCGGCCGGCAGCCAATCCTCATAGCTGCGCTTGATCGTCACCGGGATGCCGCCATTGAGGCCGGTCGAGCGCTGGTCGGTCTTGGCATAGCGCATGCCCGCGTTCAGCGCATATTCGAGGCCGAACAGGTCGCCCTTGGCATCGAACTGGAAATAGCCGCCGGTCACTTCCTCGCGCACCGACCGGTTGTTGCCGACGTCGAGCGCCAGTGCGCGATCATAGAGCTTGGTGTAGGCGGTCGCCGTGTCGAGGTTCGGGATCAGCCACTGGGTGGTCGTGCCCGACGGCTGGCCCGCCTTGCCCAGGGTGAAGAGTTCACTCAATTCCGGCGTGGCCTGGAAGCCATAGACGGCGCTCGGGCCGAACAGGCTGGTCGGCGAGCAGGTGATGGTGCCCAGCACCAGATCCTTGCCGCCATTGCCGCAGACCGCGGTATCGCGCTGATAGCCGACGGTCTTGAAGTCGAACCGGCGCCACATCGAACCGACCTTCACGGTCAGCCCCTCCGCCGCGTCCCATTCGGTGCGCAACTGCGCGGTCTTGAACCGGTTGGTGGTGTTGGACGGACGGTCGCGGATTTCGGCAAGCTGGAAATTGGCCGGATCGGTCACGCTGGTGCCGAAGGTCAGCTTGGGATGCTTCATGTCGCTATAGTCATAGCTATAGCCCTGGGCATCGCGATCGTCGAAGACCACCGTGGTTTCGACCGGAATATCGGCGTTGGATTTGGACAGGCCGCCCAGCAGGGTGAAGCGGAACTTGTCCGTCACATCCTGATCCCAGGTGCCACCGATCTGATAGAATTCGGTGCTCGACTTGCGCAGATAATGTTCGGTGCGGACCCAGGCGTCGTTGAGCGTCGCCGAGATCATGTTGCCATTATCGTCATAGACCGGATTGACGACATTGATCGACCGCTCGTTGGAGCGCAGCAATACCTCGCCCCATTTCTCCTCGCGGGTTTCCTTGAAGCGCGAATAGAGGCCGTCGATCGAGATCTTGGTCGCGTCGGTCGGCGCGAACTGCACCGATCCGGTCAGGCCCAGCCGCTCACGATCATGGCGCACCTCGCCATAGCGCGGGATGCGGGGGTGGAAGGACAGCGCGGCCTGATCGCAGGCTGCGCTGGCACGATAGGTGCCGCCCGAATTGGGCTGGGTGAAACAGGCCGTGCCATCGACATTGTCGAAGCGGGCCTGGGCCCAGCGCACGCTGTTATTGCCCAGTTCCTTGGTGTCGAGCGTCGAATAGGCCGCCGAAAGGGCGACGCCGAAGCGCCCGTCCGCCGATTTCCAGGACGCGATGCCGGCCAGGCGCGGCCCCCAATTCTTGGCCAGATCATTATAGGAGGCGGTCGCCGACCCGACGAGGGTCAACCCTTCCTTGCCGCCGAGCGGATTGCCGGTGTTAAGATCGACCACGGCGCCGAGCGAGCCTTCATCCAGCGAGGCTTCGGCCGTCTTGTGGACGACCAGCGAGCTGAACAGTTCGGACGCGAAGACGTTGAAATCGAAGGAGCGATCGCGGTTCGAGCTGGCACCATCGGTCGAGGTGGCGACCGTTTCCAGCCCGTTGACGCGCACACGGGTGAACTGCGCACCAAGGCCGCGCACGGTGATCGCGCGCCCTTCGCCACCATCACGCTGGATCGAGATGCCGGGGATACGCTGAAGGGATTCCGCAAGATTTTGGTCGGGGAACTTGGCGATATCCTCCGCCACGATCGCATCGACCGAACTGACCGACTGGCGCTTGAGGTTGATCGCCGCGCCCAGCGACTGGCGGAAACCGGTGACGATGATGTCGGATTCCTGGGCTGCGGCATCCGCCTGCCGCTGATCCGGCGCAACCGCAGCATCGCCCTGCACGGACTGAGCCTGGGCATTTTGGGCCTGAGCGGCGGAAACGCAGGCAATGGCGCATGCCAGGGTCGAGGCTGCGGACAGCCATTTCCGGGCGGACGAAGCCTGTACGAACGCAATCATAGAAACATCCCTCCATATTTCCGCCACGCCTCTTTGGGGGTGCGGCCCGATGTTGTCCCCTTTAAGACACCGGTGTCAGCAATGTTTGATACGAGCACAGGACAATGTCAATGTCATCGAAGGAAAATATGCGGCGCACCCTTACCCCAGCCCTGCCCGGCAGGATTTCGGAAAAAATGGGTTCGACGGATATAAAGAGCCTGACAATCGCGGCGGGAACGCACTGATGTTCGTGTCGGGATAGCCCAAAACGCGCTGTCGCAACCAATCCGCATCCTCATCAAAAGGCAAGAAAGACACCGGTATCAACGAGGCTTGCTTTCGTGCCGCTCCGATGCAAACCTAGAGGTGAGAGGAGTTTACGAACAATGAATGCCATGCGCCTGCTCGCCCTGCCGCTCGCCGGTCTTATCCTATCCCCCCTCAGCGCCGCACAGTCGGCCGCCCCGACAGCCCAGTCATCGACAACGGCCAAAGCAGCCTTTCCCGGCGCTGTCGGCTGGGGCGCGGCTACACCCGGCGGGCGTGGCGGACGAATCATCCGGGTCACGACCCTGGCAGCAGACGGCCCAGGCAGCTTCAAGGCAGCACTGGAAGCCAAGGGACCACGCATTATCGTATTCGAAGTGGCCGGCATCATCGACCTGGGGCGCCAGACCTTCACCATTCG
This window encodes:
- a CDS encoding TonB-dependent receptor yields the protein MIAFVQASSARKWLSAASTLACAIACVSAAQAQNAQAQSVQGDAAVAPDQRQADAAAQESDIIVTGFRQSLGAAINLKRQSVSSVDAIVAEDIAKFPDQNLAESLQRIPGISIQRDGGEGRAITVRGLGAQFTRVRVNGLETVATSTDGASSNRDRSFDFNVFASELFSSLVVHKTAEASLDEGSLGAVVDLNTGNPLGGKEGLTLVGSATASYNDLAKNWGPRLAGIASWKSADGRFGVALSAAYSTLDTKELGNNSVRWAQARFDNVDGTACFTQPNSGGTYRASAACDQAALSFHPRIPRYGEVRHDRERLGLTGSVQFAPTDATKISIDGLYSRFKETREEKWGEVLLRSNERSINVVNPVYDDNGNMISATLNDAWVRTEHYLRKSSTEFYQIGGTWDQDVTDKFRFTLLGGLSKSNADIPVETTVVFDDRDAQGYSYDYSDMKHPKLTFGTSVTDPANFQLAEIRDRPSNTTNRFKTAQLRTEWDAAEGLTVKVGSMWRRFDFKTVGYQRDTAVCGNGGKDLVLGTITCSPTSLFGPSAVYGFQATPELSELFTLGKAGQPSGTTTQWLIPNLDTATAYTKLYDRALALDVGNNRSVREEVTGGYFQFDAKGDLFGLEYALNAGMRYAKTDQRSTGLNGGIPVTIKRSYEDWLPAANLALFPTDKLVIRAAVADVMTRPTLGSLTPGGSADGFQYRVSYGNPYLNPYRATAYDLAVEWYFAPQSLFSVALFKKDVQSFPVAATISNATFAETGLPASVLVSSSPAALNPALQAEPIWTIATTVNGTGASLKGAEIALQLPFTFLPGIFKHFGILANATFIDSNATYNVSGPAVVPGGGLVNVARENTLFGVSKRAYNGTLYYDDNRFSARVSASYRGPYSDQNSGTGNVFEGYNSTVNVDASVRYKATDWLEFTLDGINLTDEYRGRYTDLDANRNYEYNHFGRTFQFGARVKM